The following proteins are encoded in a genomic region of Corylus avellana chromosome ca4, CavTom2PMs-1.0:
- the LOC132179807 gene encoding stearoyl-[acyl-carrier-protein] 9-desaturase, chloroplastic-like, translated as MDVMFNYFAFQSLPSVALLPARAQRSPKFSMTSTLYTNSNGKAMSLGHGNVNTAHPMLPEKVEIFKSMEEWVRSDILTLLKPIEKSWQPQDFLPNPTSYGFVEQLNELRERTKDFPDDYFVVLVGDMITEEALPTYQALINGTEIFHDETGSDNTPWATWARGWSAEENRHGDLLNKYLYLSGRVDMKQVEKTTHYLIRTGMDVGTRTSPCFLTIYTSFQERATFISHGNTAKLAMKHGDEKLAQICGTIAADEKRHEIAYTKIAGKLFELDPNETVIAFANMIRRKILMPAHLMYDSYDENLFDHFANVASRIGVYTARDYREILEHLVAKWNVEKLTGLSGEGREAQDYVCGLAPRLRNLEERALARAKKASPVSFSWIFGREV; from the exons ATGGATGTAATGTTCAACTACTTCGCCTTTCAATCCCTTCCTTCAGTTGCTCTCCTACCTGCAAGAGCTCAGAGATCTCCCAAGTTTTCTATGACTTCCACTCTCTACACCAATTCTAA TGGAAAAGCAATGTCTTTAGGTCATGGTAATGTTAACACAGCCCATCCCATGCTACCAGAAAAGGTTGAAATATTTAAATCCATGGAGGAGTGGGTTAGGAGTGACATCTTAACTCTCCTAAAACCTATTGAGAAATCTTGGCAACCACAAGACTTTTTGCCAAATCCTACCTCATATGGATTCGTTGAACAACTCAATGAACTCAGGGAGAGAACAAAGGACTTTCCAGATGACTACTTTGTTGTCTTAGTCGGCGATATGATCACGGAAGAAGCCCTTCCAACTTACCAAGCACTTATCAATGGCACAGAAATTTTTCACGATGAAACGGGTAGCGATAACACACCTTGGGCCACATGGGCAAGGGGATGGAGTGCAGAAGAAAATAGGCATGGTGATCTTCTCAACAAATACCTCTATCTTTCCGGACGAGTAGATATGAAACAAGTCGAGAAGACAACACACTATCTGATTAGAACAGGAATG GATGTGGGCACTAGGACAAGTCCCTGCTTTCTTACTATCTACACATCATTTCAAGAAAGAGCAACATTTATCTCCCATGGAAATACAGCCAAGCTTGCCATGAAGCACGGAGACGAAAAGCTTGCCCAAATATGTGGCACAATTGCCGCAGATGAAAAGCGCCACGAAATTGCTTATACCAAAATAGCTGGGAAGCTTTTTGAGCTTGATCCAAATGAAACTGTCATAGCATTTGCCAACATGATCAGGAGGAAAATATTAATGCCAGCCCACTTAATGTACGATAGCTACGATGAAAATCTTTTTGATCACTTTGCAAATGTTGCCTCTCGAATTGGTGTGTACACAGCCAGGGATTATAGAGAAATATTGGAACATTTGGTGGCTAAATGGAACGTTGAGAAACTAACTGGACTTTCCGGTGAGGGACGAGAAGCCCAGGACTACGTATGTGGATTAGCTCCAAGACTGAGAAATCTAGAGGAGAGAGCTCTAGCAAGGGCAAAAAAAGCATCCCCCGTTTCTTTTAGCTGGATTTTTGGTAGGGAGGTGTAG